In Engraulis encrasicolus isolate BLACKSEA-1 chromosome 15, IST_EnEncr_1.0, whole genome shotgun sequence, the following proteins share a genomic window:
- the gpr19 gene encoding probable G-protein coupled receptor 19 translates to MVYAASMDSAKPSLYTPLANPPSFNDSSSNSTLLLLLLRPAPASASGSGSPVVCNLDDTPTPSSLLRNASSQTSYDLAPVEVAVLGIVFGLFWLVSVLGNALVCLVIHRSRRTQSTTNYFVVSMACADLLLSLGCGPFILLQVSMGHWPLSAAACKVVRYLQHLCPGVQVYVLLSICVDRFYTIVYPLSFKVSREKAKRMILASWLFDAAFVSPCLFFYGSANGGGDDGTTRGHCDFFLPESWDGIAYGVAHLLFGFLVPTVLIMSFYQKVVRYIWRIGADGRTVRRTMNIVPRTKVKTIKMFLMLNLVFLFTWTPFYVAQLWHPRERPNGDGDAGAGASTGSTREGALFFSVVVWISLSSTASKPTLYSVYNANFRRGMRETFCMSSMKCYRSNAYTITASSRMAKKNYVGVVDMPAAVHPAAKTTLVKDSVYDTFDREAKEKKLAWPISANPPNTFV, encoded by the exons ATGGTGTACGCCGCGTCCATGGACAGCGCCAAGCCGTCTCTCTACACGCCCCTCGCGAACCCGCCATCCTTCAACGACTCCAGCTCaaactccaccctcctcctcctcctcctccgaccaGCACCCGCCTCAGCCTCAGGCTCAGGCTCCCCTGTTGTCTGTAACTTGGACGACACCCCCacaccatcctccctcctccgcaATGCCTCGTCGCAGACGTCCTACGACCTCGCCCCCGTGGAG GTGGCCGTGCTGGGTATCGTGTTCGGCCTCTTCTGGCTGGTCTCTGTGCTGGGGAATGCACTGGTATGCCTGGTCATCCACCGCAGTCGCAGGACCCAGTCCACCACCAACTACTTTGTGGTGTCCATGGCCTGCGCCGACCTGCTGCTCAGCCTGGGCTGCGGACCCTTCATCCTGCTGCag GTGAGCATGGGCCACTGGCCACTGAGCGCCGCCGCCTGCAAGGTGGTGCGCTACCTGCAGCACCTGTGCCCCGGCGTGCAGGTGTACGTGCTGCTGTCTATCTGCGTGGACCGCTTCTACACCATCGTGTACCCGCTCAGCTTcaag GTGTCGCGTGAGAAGGCCAAGCGCATGATCCTGGCGTCCTGGCTCTTTGACGCCGCCTTCGTGTCGCCATGCCTCTTCTTCTATGGTTCTGCCAACGGCGGAGGTGATGATGGCACGACGCGGGGGCACTGCGACTTCTTTCTGCCCGAGAGCTGGGACGGCATCGCGTATGGCGTGGCGCACCTCCTGTTCGGTTTCCTGGTGCCCACCGTGCTGATCATGTCCTTCTACCAGAAGGTGGTGAGGTACATCTGGCGCATCGGCGCCGACGGGCGCACCGTGCGCCGCACCATGAACATCGTGCCCAGGACTAAAGTCAAGACCATCAAGATGTTCCTCATGCTCAACCTGGTGTTCCTCTTCACCTGGACGCCGTTCTACGTGGCGCAGCTCTGGCACCCGAGAGAGCGGCCGAACGGGGACGGGGACGCCGGCGCAGGCGCCAGTACCGGCTCCACCAGGGAGGGGGCGCTGTTCTTCAGCGTGGTGGTGTGGATCTCGCTGAGCTCCACGGCGTCCAAGCCCACGCTCTACTCGGTCTACAACGCCAACTTCAGGCGGGGCATGCGCGAGACCTTCTGCATGTCGTCCATGAAGTGCTACCGCAGCAATGCCTACACCATCACGGCCAGCTCGCGCATGGCCAAGAAGAACTACGTGGGGGTGGTGGACATGCCCGCCGCCGTCCACCCCGCCGCCAAGACCACCCTCGTCAAGGACTCGGTCTACGACACGTTCGACCGGGAGGCCAAGGAGAAGAAGTTGGCTTGGCCCATCAGTGCGAACCCACCCAACACGTTTGTGTGA
- the crebl2 gene encoding cAMP-responsive element-binding protein-like 2 isoform X1, with the protein MDDSKMLGGKIKKPGKRGRKPAKIDLKAKLERSRQSARECRARKKLRYQYLEELVSSKERAICALREELEMYRQWCSAMDQGKIPSEIKALLTGDEQKTHASHSSHSTKTPKNGKYSSGGNSQSKST; encoded by the exons ATGGATGACAGCAAG ATGTTGGGCGGCAAGATCAAGAAGCCAGGCAAGCGCGGACGCAAGCCGGCCAAGATTGACCTGAAGGCCAAGTTGGAGCGCAGCAGGCAGAGCGCCCGGGAGTGCCGCGCCCGCAAGAAGCTGCGCTACCAGTACCTGGAGGAGCTGGTCTCCAGCAAGGAGAGGGCCATCTGTGCCCTGCGCGAGGAGCTGGAGATG TACCGGCAGTGGTGCTCCGCCATGGACCAGGGCAAGATTCCCTCCGAGATCAAGGCGCTCCTGACGGGAGACGAGCAGAAGACACACGCCTCCCACAGCTCCCACAGCACCAAGACGCCCAAAAACGGGAAGTACAGCTCCGGAGGCAACAGCCAGAGCAAGTCCACCTAA
- the crebl2 gene encoding cAMP-responsive element-binding protein-like 2 isoform X2 has protein sequence MLGGKIKKPGKRGRKPAKIDLKAKLERSRQSARECRARKKLRYQYLEELVSSKERAICALREELEMYRQWCSAMDQGKIPSEIKALLTGDEQKTHASHSSHSTKTPKNGKYSSGGNSQSKST, from the exons ATGTTGGGCGGCAAGATCAAGAAGCCAGGCAAGCGCGGACGCAAGCCGGCCAAGATTGACCTGAAGGCCAAGTTGGAGCGCAGCAGGCAGAGCGCCCGGGAGTGCCGCGCCCGCAAGAAGCTGCGCTACCAGTACCTGGAGGAGCTGGTCTCCAGCAAGGAGAGGGCCATCTGTGCCCTGCGCGAGGAGCTGGAGATG TACCGGCAGTGGTGCTCCGCCATGGACCAGGGCAAGATTCCCTCCGAGATCAAGGCGCTCCTGACGGGAGACGAGCAGAAGACACACGCCTCCCACAGCTCCCACAGCACCAAGACGCCCAAAAACGGGAAGTACAGCTCCGGAGGCAACAGCCAGAGCAAGTCCACCTAA